CTGCGACATATTAGTCATAAAGAGATTCCTGTTAACTTCAACATTAGTAAATTGCGGATATCACGAGACCCGTTCATCGGATGTAGCGCAAGGATCATATAAAAAATGTGCTCTTCACGTTTTTTGGAAAAGATACATACAATTGAAGGATTGAGGAGTTCTAAGTCCGCCTCCACTTGGTGTCGGGCCGaactaaatggagagcaacttgctcctacTCTTTACGATCCACGTACTCCTCTTTTGGGTTTGATAACGGATACGTACGTTAATTACTACTACGCAGAATTTGAAAGATAAAGAACGCAGATATTGAAGTTAATCAAAACATTCTTCCGTTGACATACTACTATAAAATACATAACTGCAACGTCGCTCCTACACTGGATATCATCTCTTCAACATATTcaaatgtaaaacaaaaattcgaataatacaAAATGTCCCTTACCTGAATATTCTCAATTTCATTGAATAACAATCGCACGAAGATAGGAATGACAGCTTGTTGACGAATCAATGCACGATTATGTGATTCTCTTGCCAAAATATGCAAAGCACCAACAGTGCCTTCAACGATCTCCTCCATTCTTACTCCGTCAGCGTAAGCGCTAGGCTGTTGCGATCCTGTGCTTGCTACTGAAGAACGTTGCTGTAAACCAAATGAAGGCAACACATTAAAATTGCATTAACACTCGACTCTCCTAGCTTAAAATCACTTACCCTTTCAATATCCTGATAGGCTCTCATCAACAACCTAACCAACTGATGTATAGCTCCATGTTCTCGCAGCGGTGCATGATTTGCCGGGCATAAAGCCAAATTACGAATTAATCCAATAACTGCCTTAATCAATGGCCAACGCGATGGAGATTGGAGAAGTTTCACAATCACTGATAAACCGTAATTCAAACGCACCGCGTTTTGTGCCATCTCTGAATCGATATGACGTGATGTCAAGTGTCTTAATGCGCAAACAGCTGGTTCTGTGATTTCTTCGCGATCGCCAGCATTAATGATGGTTCGAACCAGAGCATCAACTCCGCCAACTTGACAAACGGTACCCTTATTACGTTGATTATTACATGTCAAATTTGAAAGGATGCCTGCAGCACAAGTTACAACGTTAACATCTGTCGATGCTAACACTTGCACTAAGCTATGCAACAGGCCATCTAATCCTTCCACTTTCGTTGCTGCATCTGATAAATTACGGAGAGTCCACAAACAATTCTGCACTAGACGCTGCGATGGATTACTCAAATGCATGGCTAACGCTTGCATACCCCCTGCATCCACAATTGCAGGTTTATTGCTCGAGCATACCGACAAAACTTTCAATACACGTGATGTTGTCCAAAGCAACTTCTCATAGTCATATGTGCGCATGATTCGTACAAGTTCATGTGGTCCTCCAGATGCTAGAATAATCAATTTGCTCTCCTGATTACCATACGCTAGAATTTGCAAGCAGTCTGTCACAATAGCCAAGAATTTCACATTGTTCCTTTGCAAAAGTGTCACCATCTTTTGAAGACCACCGGCTAAACGAACTGCCATTTTCGAACCATCTTGATGCAGCAATAGATTATGCAAAGTCGTTATAGCATAAAACAAAACCGCTTCAACTGGAGACGAGAGTAGCTTCACAAGGGCCGGAATTCCTCCACTTTTAAATATAGCCAAAAGACCTTGGCTGTGGTGAGATAAATTGTGTAGCGTTCCGACGGCCCCTTTTGTCGTTTCCAAATCGTTACTGTTCGCGATAGCTCTTACCAAAGCTGCAACCATTTGTGGGCTATTCATGATAACATGTCGGGAAGCCTCTTTCTTTGATAATTGATGTACCATCATAGCAGCGTTACAAACAACTACTTGATCCTCGTCGTTTAACAATTTTATCAATTCAGGAATAGCTCGTGTAGCAAGCTCAGCATCATCTTGATAATTGATCAAATTCACAACTGCATGCTTAAGCATTTGCGACGGTTCGGCTAAACGTTGAACTGCAGTTGGCTGCTGTGGATCGTATTGTGTTGATGGGATCTCAATGCCTTCCTCCAATGTTTCTGGAAACATAGCAGCTCGAACACGCTGAGAGCGTGTCTGACTCAACTGTTGATTCATATCATCCACTTGGTCTTGAGTGAAATTCTGTGGGAATCCTTGATCTAAATCGAACATTAGAGGATCACCTTCCATATCTTCTAAGTCTTCTTTGCCGCTCAATGATGGCACTTGAGTGACAGCGCCCGAATGTA
The DNA window shown above is from Hermetia illucens chromosome 5, iHerIll2.2.curated.20191125, whole genome shotgun sequence and carries:
- the LOC119657965 gene encoding armadillo segment polarity protein isoform X1 — its product is MSYQLPPQNRTMPHNQYNPPDLPMASAKEQTLMWQQNSYLCDSGIHSGAVTQVPSLSGKEDLEDMEGDPLMFDLDQGFPQNFTQDQVDDMNQQLSQTRSQRVRAAMFPETLEEGIEIPSTQYDPQQPTAVQRLAEPSQMLKHAVVNLINYQDDAELATRAIPELIKLLNDEDQVVVCNAAMMVHQLSKKEASRHVIMNSPQMVAALVRAIANSNDLETTKGAVGTLHNLSHHSQGLLAIFKSGGIPALVKLLSSPVEAVLFYAITTLHNLLLHQDGSKMAVRLAGGLQKMVTLLQRNNVKFLAIVTDCLQILAYGNQESKLIILASGGPHELVRIMRTYDYEKLLWTTSRVLKVLSVCSSNKPAIVDAGGMQALAMHLSNPSQRLVQNCLWTLRNLSDAATKVEGLDGLLHSLVQVLASTDVNVVTCAAGILSNLTCNNQRNKGTVCQVGGVDALVRTIINAGDREEITEPAVCALRHLTSRHIDSEMAQNAVRLNYGLSVIVKLLQSPSRWPLIKAVIGLIRNLALCPANHAPLREHGAIHQLVRLLMRAYQDIERQRSSVASTGSQQPSAYADGVRMEEIVEGTVGALHILARESHNRALIRQQAVIPIFVRLLFNEIENIQRVAAGVLCELAADKEGAEIIEQEGATGPLTDLLHSRNEGVATYAAAVLFRMSEDKPQDYKKRLSIELTNSLLREDNNIWNNDLGMGPDLQDMLGPDQAYEGLYGQGPPSVHSSHGGRAFQQGYDTLPIDSMQGLEIGGAGGGGNGPPGGAPTSPYAMDMDVGEMGAGELNFDLDAMPTPPNDNNNLAAWYDTDC
- the LOC119657965 gene encoding armadillo segment polarity protein isoform X2; the encoded protein is MSYQLPPQNRTMPHNQYNPPDLPMASAKEQTLMWQQNSYLCDSGIHSGAVTQVPSLSGKEDLEDMEGDPLMFDLDQGFPQNFTQDQVDDMNQQLSQTRSQRVRAAMFPETLEEGIEIPSTQYDPQQPTAVQRLAEPSQMLKHAVVNLINYQDDAELATRAIPELIKLLNDEDQVVVCNAAMMVHQLSKKEASRHVIMNSPQMVAALVRAIANSNDLETTKGAVGTLHNLSHHSQGLLAIFKSGGIPALVKLLSSPVEAVLFYAITTLHNLLLHQDGSKMAVRLAGGLQKMVTLLQRNNVKFLAIVTDCLQILAYGNQESKLIILASGGPHELVRIMRTYDYEKLLWTTSRVLKVLSVCSSNKPAIVDAGGMQALAMHLSNPSQRLVQNCLWTLRNLSDAATKVEGLDGLLHSLVQVLASTDVNVVTCAAGILSNLTCNNQRNKGTVCQVGGVDALVRTIINAGDREEITEPAVCALRHLTSRHIDSEMAQNAVRLNYGLSVIVKLLQSPSRWPLIKAVIGLIRNLALCPANHAPLREHGAIHQLVRLLMRAYQDIERQRSSVASTGSQQPSAYADGVRMEEIVEGTVGALHILARESHNRALIRQQAVIPIFVRLLFNEIENIQRVAAGVLCELAADKEGAEIIEQEGATGPLTDLLHSRNEGVATYAAAVLFRMSEDKPQDYKKRLSIELTNSLLREDNNIWNNDLGMGPDLQDMIHYR